A single genomic interval of Flavobacteriales bacterium harbors:
- a CDS encoding glycosyltransferase family 39 protein — protein MRIPATTHPTARRGTGLGLVLFAVAFVVALPQWPDFGLSWDEPAQRDIGEVSYAYVARGDDALLRFRNRDYGVAFELPLIALEKVLGLDDTRAVYLMRHLVTHLFFLLGALACFRLVQRLYHDRLLATVGFLLLVLHPVLYPHSFFNTKDIPFLSMTMIGLHLLVRAFQLGTAAAFAWLGVASGLLINIRIMGVLLPAFALVLLAVDGWAARRITRSLGLAGLLLVTSVGTLYASWPYLWTDPVEHFVTAFTNMSKFRWTGSVLFNGATVKATELGWDYIPVWFTISNPLPYLLAGAAGVVATLVAVLRAPRAVLLHPERRFTLVFLAYWLVPVVAVVALRSVLYDSWRQLFFIYAPFVLLAVHGLWVLSSRSATARKVVMALCACSFVATLALMVNRHPFEHVYFNALVPSERPEEVRERFEMDYWGTSYKQALEHILATDPAPVINVAVASSPGEYNLMLLTAAQRARIRIVPVEEADHFITNHRAHDHVDLGDLVEDPARLSTHRIRILNSTISEVYTLK, from the coding sequence ATGCGCATCCCCGCGACCACCCATCCCACCGCCCGGCGCGGCACCGGCCTCGGTCTGGTCCTCTTCGCGGTGGCTTTCGTGGTGGCGCTGCCGCAGTGGCCCGACTTCGGCCTGTCGTGGGACGAGCCGGCCCAGCGGGACATCGGCGAGGTGTCCTACGCCTACGTGGCGCGCGGGGACGATGCGCTGCTGCGCTTCCGCAACCGTGACTACGGCGTGGCCTTTGAGCTGCCGCTGATCGCGCTGGAAAAGGTGCTCGGCCTGGACGACACGCGCGCCGTCTACCTCATGCGGCACCTGGTGACGCACCTGTTCTTCCTGCTGGGCGCGCTGGCCTGCTTCCGGCTCGTGCAGCGGCTTTACCACGACCGGCTGCTGGCCACGGTCGGCTTTCTCCTTCTGGTGCTGCACCCCGTGCTGTATCCGCATTCGTTCTTCAACACGAAGGACATCCCCTTCCTCTCGATGACGATGATCGGCCTCCACCTGCTCGTGCGCGCCTTTCAGCTGGGCACGGCGGCCGCCTTTGCGTGGCTGGGCGTGGCGTCGGGTCTGCTCATCAACATCCGGATCATGGGCGTGCTGCTGCCCGCGTTCGCCCTGGTCCTGCTCGCGGTGGATGGTTGGGCCGCACGCCGCATCACGCGGTCCCTGGGCCTGGCCGGCCTGCTGCTGGTCACGTCCGTGGGCACGCTCTACGCCTCCTGGCCCTACCTGTGGACGGACCCGGTGGAGCATTTCGTCACGGCCTTCACCAACATGTCCAAGTTCCGGTGGACCGGCTCCGTGCTGTTCAACGGGGCCACCGTGAAGGCCACGGAGCTGGGCTGGGACTACATCCCCGTGTGGTTCACCATCTCCAACCCCCTGCCCTACCTGCTGGCCGGAGCCGCGGGGGTGGTGGCCACGCTGGTGGCCGTCCTCCGCGCCCCCCGCGCCGTGCTGCTCCATCCTGAACGGCGGTTCACGCTGGTGTTCCTGGCCTACTGGCTGGTGCCCGTGGTGGCCGTGGTGGCCCTCCGTTCGGTGCTGTACGACAGCTGGCGGCAGCTCTTCTTCATCTACGCCCCGTTCGTGCTGCTGGCCGTGCACGGGCTGTGGGTCCTGTCGAGCCGGTCCGCCACGGCGCGGAAGGTGGTCATGGCCTTGTGTGCATGCTCATTCGTGGCCACGCTCGCCCTGATGGTCAACCGCCACCCGTTCGAGCATGTGTACTTCAACGCGCTGGTGCCGAGCGAACGTCCGGAGGAGGTCCGCGAACGCTTCGAGATGGACTACTGGGGCACGTCCTACAAGCAGGCGCTCGAACACATCCTGGCCACCGATCCGGCACCGGTGATCAACGTGGCCGTGGCAAGCTCGCCGGGAGAGTACAACCTGATGCTGCTGACCGCTGCGCAGCGCGCGCGCATCCGCATCGTACCCGTGGAGGAAGCGGATCACTTCATCACCAACCACCGGGCGCACGATCATGTGGACCTTGGCGACCTTGTGGAGGACCCGGCACGCCTCAGCACCCACCGGATCAGGATCCTGAACAGCACCATCAGCGAGGTGTACACCTTGAAGTGA
- a CDS encoding SprB repeat-containing protein — MRTTATHLMIMATLGLAPCVQAQTCWVTNAQPAGCNNSGSCTVNGTFTGSTWTLSVFNGAFSLIWSQQYTSGATAQHDLTGLAPDGYTVFLDTQGGLGDQTGFGIQSGPAITLAETHTDPIGTGGSINLTVSGGTPPFSYAWSNGSTGEDLSGLAPGLYSVTVTDSKACSATLSVSLVDATSVADITAGEMGIAVLPGSGSYGPVTIQTDLATSGTLEFTIVDLAGRSILNPMKMTVPAGRNTMPLPGSTLGAGGCYVLLISNGNDVVARQRFVRD, encoded by the coding sequence ATGAGAACAACCGCGACCCATTTGATGATCATGGCCACCCTCGGTCTCGCGCCCTGTGTACAAGCGCAGACCTGCTGGGTGACCAACGCGCAACCCGCCGGATGCAACAACTCCGGCAGCTGCACCGTGAACGGCACCTTCACGGGCAGTACGTGGACACTATCCGTGTTCAATGGCGCCTTCTCGCTCATCTGGTCGCAGCAGTACACGAGCGGCGCGACGGCGCAACATGACCTGACCGGTCTGGCCCCGGACGGCTATACGGTGTTCCTCGATACGCAAGGCGGTCTGGGCGACCAGACCGGGTTCGGGATCCAGTCCGGTCCGGCGATCACCCTGGCCGAGACGCACACCGATCCGATCGGCACAGGGGGCAGCATCAACCTCACCGTGAGCGGAGGAACCCCGCCGTTCTCCTACGCGTGGAGCAACGGATCCACCGGGGAGGACCTGAGCGGGTTGGCGCCCGGTCTGTACTCGGTGACGGTGACGGATTCCAAAGCCTGTTCGGCGACCCTGAGCGTATCGCTGGTGGACGCCACCTCCGTGGCGGACATCACCGCCGGAGAGATGGGGATCGCCGTACTGCCCGGTTCCGGATCGTACGGGCCGGTGACCATCCAGACCGACCTTGCGACATCCGGAACGCTGGAGTTCACCATCGTGGACCTCGCCGGCCGCTCGATCCTGAACCCCATGAAGATGACCGTGCCCGCAGGCAGGAACACCATGCCGCTGCCGGGCTCGACACTGGGGGCGGGAGGATGCTATGTGCTGCTCATCTCCAACGGTAACGACGTGGTGGCGCGTCAGCGCTTCGTCCGGGACTGA
- the carB gene encoding carbamoyl-phosphate synthase large subunit, with protein MPKDTSIKSVLIIGSGPIVIGQACEFDYSGSQASRSLRNEGIEVTLINSNPATIMTDPVTADNVYLKPLTTESIEEILRKHKIDAVLPTMGGQTALNLAIECEKLGIWKEHNVRMIGVDTKAIDITENREQFRLLMERIGVPMAPSRTVTSFLEGKKVAQEFGFPLVIRASYTLGGAGASFVKDPAEFDKLLKHGLQISPIHEVMIDKALLGWKEYELELLRDKDDNVTIICSIENFDPMGIHTGDSITVAPAMTLSDRTYQRMRTEAIKMMRAIGDFAGGCNVQFAVSPDEKEEIYAIEINPRVSRSSALASKATGYPIAKIASKLAIGYRLDELENPITGTSAFFEPTLDYVIVKVPRWNFDKFEGSDRRLGVQMKSVGETMGIGRSFQEALQKACQSLEIRRNGLGADGKETTDANVLLESLANPSWHRLFHVYDAIKLGIPFKKIQELTHIDLWFLKQIEDMILTEKEVEKYTLDSIPRDLLFEAKQKGYADRQIAHLLRCLESEVYRKRQELGIKRVYKLVDTCAGEFPARTPYYYSTFEEENESVRSDRKKVVVLGSGPNRIGQGIEFDYCCVHGVLAAKELGYETIMINCNPETVSTDFDTADKLYFEPVFWEHIYDIIQHEQPEGVIVQLGGQTALKIAEKLEKYGIRIIGTSFAALDIAEDRERFSSLLRDLDIPYPKFGAVRTAEEAVKLAKELGFPLLVRPSYVLGGQKMKIVINEEELVDQVLDILRLMPDNKILIDHFLDGAIEAESDSICDGEMVRIIGIMEHIEPAGIHSGDSNAVLPPFDLSEKVIQQIREHTHKIALALHTVGLVNIQFAIKDEVVYVIEANPRASRTVPFIAKAYGEPYVNWATKVMLGAKLKDFAFKPRLDGYAIKVPVFSFDKFPNVDKSLGPEMKSTGEAIYFIKDLKDPFFRQVYGERSMYLSR; from the coding sequence ATGCCCAAAGACACCTCCATCAAGTCGGTCCTGATCATTGGTTCGGGCCCGATCGTCATCGGCCAGGCCTGCGAGTTCGACTACTCCGGCAGCCAGGCTTCCCGCTCCCTCCGCAACGAAGGCATCGAGGTCACGCTGATCAACAGCAACCCGGCCACCATCATGACCGACCCGGTCACGGCCGACAACGTGTACCTGAAGCCGCTCACCACCGAGAGCATCGAGGAGATCCTCAGGAAGCACAAGATCGACGCCGTGCTGCCCACCATGGGCGGACAGACCGCGCTCAACCTCGCCATCGAGTGCGAGAAGCTCGGCATCTGGAAGGAGCACAACGTGCGCATGATCGGCGTGGACACCAAGGCCATCGACATCACCGAGAACCGCGAGCAGTTCCGCCTGCTGATGGAGCGCATCGGCGTGCCCATGGCGCCCAGCAGGACCGTCACCAGCTTCCTCGAGGGCAAGAAGGTGGCGCAGGAGTTCGGCTTCCCGCTGGTGATCCGCGCCAGCTACACGCTCGGCGGTGCCGGCGCCAGCTTCGTGAAGGACCCCGCCGAGTTCGACAAGCTGCTGAAGCACGGCCTGCAGATCAGCCCCATCCACGAGGTGATGATCGACAAGGCGCTGCTCGGCTGGAAGGAGTACGAGCTGGAGCTGCTGCGCGACAAGGACGACAACGTCACCATCATCTGCTCCATCGAGAACTTCGATCCGATGGGCATCCACACCGGCGACAGCATCACCGTGGCGCCGGCCATGACCCTCAGCGACCGCACCTACCAGCGCATGCGCACCGAGGCCATCAAGATGATGCGCGCCATCGGCGACTTCGCGGGCGGCTGCAACGTGCAGTTCGCGGTGAGCCCCGATGAGAAGGAGGAGATCTACGCCATCGAGATCAACCCGCGCGTGAGCCGCAGCAGCGCGCTCGCCAGCAAGGCCACGGGCTACCCCATCGCCAAGATCGCCAGCAAGCTCGCCATCGGCTACCGCCTGGATGAACTGGAGAACCCCATCACCGGCACCAGCGCCTTCTTCGAGCCCACGCTCGATTACGTGATCGTGAAGGTGCCGCGTTGGAACTTCGACAAGTTCGAGGGCAGCGACCGCCGCCTGGGCGTGCAGATGAAGAGCGTCGGCGAAACGATGGGCATCGGTCGCAGCTTCCAGGAGGCGCTGCAGAAGGCCTGCCAGAGCCTCGAGATCCGCCGCAACGGCCTGGGGGCCGACGGCAAGGAGACCACCGATGCCAACGTGCTGCTGGAGAGCCTGGCCAACCCCAGCTGGCACCGCCTCTTCCATGTCTACGACGCCATCAAGCTCGGCATCCCCTTCAAGAAGATCCAGGAGCTCACCCACATCGACCTCTGGTTCCTGAAGCAGATCGAGGACATGATCCTCACCGAGAAGGAGGTCGAGAAGTACACGCTCGACAGCATCCCGCGCGACCTGCTCTTCGAGGCCAAGCAGAAGGGCTACGCCGACCGGCAGATCGCCCACCTGCTGCGCTGCCTGGAGAGCGAGGTGTACCGCAAGCGGCAGGAGCTCGGCATCAAGCGCGTGTACAAGCTGGTGGACACCTGCGCCGGCGAGTTCCCCGCGCGCACGCCGTACTACTATAGCACCTTCGAGGAGGAGAACGAGAGCGTGCGCAGCGACCGCAAGAAGGTCGTGGTGCTCGGCAGCGGCCCCAACCGCATCGGCCAGGGCATCGAGTTCGACTACTGCTGTGTGCATGGCGTGCTCGCCGCCAAGGAGCTCGGCTACGAGACCATCATGATCAACTGCAACCCGGAGACGGTGAGCACCGACTTCGACACGGCCGACAAGCTCTACTTCGAGCCCGTGTTCTGGGAGCACATCTACGACATCATCCAGCACGAACAGCCCGAGGGCGTCATCGTGCAGCTCGGCGGGCAGACCGCGCTGAAGATCGCCGAGAAGCTGGAGAAGTACGGCATCCGGATCATCGGCACCAGCTTCGCCGCGCTGGACATCGCCGAGGACCGCGAGCGCTTCAGCAGCCTGCTGCGCGACCTGGACATCCCGTACCCGAAGTTCGGCGCGGTGCGCACGGCGGAGGAGGCCGTGAAGCTGGCCAAGGAGCTGGGGTTCCCGCTGCTGGTGCGCCCCAGCTACGTGCTCGGCGGCCAGAAGATGAAGATCGTGATCAACGAGGAGGAGCTCGTGGACCAGGTGCTCGACATCCTGCGCTTGATGCCCGACAACAAGATCCTCATCGACCACTTCCTCGACGGCGCCATCGAAGCGGAGAGCGATTCCATCTGCGACGGCGAGATGGTGCGCATCATCGGCATCATGGAGCACATCGAGCCCGCCGGCATTCACAGCGGCGACAGCAACGCCGTGCTCCCGCCCTTCGACCTCAGCGAGAAGGTGATCCAGCAGATCCGCGAGCACACGCACAAGATCGCGCTGGCCCTGCACACCGTGGGCCTGGTGAACATCCAGTTCGCCATCAAGGACGAGGTGGTGTACGTGATCGAGGCCAACCCGCGCGCCAGCCGCACGGTGCCTTTCATCGCCAAGGCCTACGGCGAACCCTACGTGAATTGGGCGACGAAAGTCATGCTTGGTGCGAAGTTGAAAGACTTCGCCTTCAAACCCAGGTTGGACGGGTATGCCATCAAAGTCCCGGTGTTCTCGTTCGACAAGTTCCCTAATGTCGACAAGTCACTCGGGCCTGAAATGAAGTCAACGGGTGAAGCGATCTACTTCATCAAGGACTTGAAGGATCCGTTCTTCCGGCAGGTGTATGGGGAGAGGTCGATGTATCTGAGTAGGTAG
- a CDS encoding WG repeat-containing protein: MSNSPQHPLGYLFLLFIALLCLRSIGLHAQSGPVQATDDRTVFLDVDKFYDMQYGYAVIEKNGRTALIDQTGKLVIDYDGPYYPSKKGFINGMLVVTDPVSKMSGFVNTDLELIFPCQFDSPNLEFNEHGRCGIGPKTFDDYRVLFKDGSVRNAPTKAKVKGILTPQHPWHAKGYRYTDSHLTDASSIYGKGGRYWVIAKDFLMSDYARIVVEYKESKPAIPEAQNSPFASSQLVGYVNWSGLIVIQPHYKEDVYVMNPGPCKFRNGLVWMGQRTDDGSVRWVLIDSTGTQAGTQSYAREPTLVANGFSFASTEGSFAIIDRSANIVHEFKSFAFGRISSITKDELSMVKASSFESGTDTYFVYGENFRKEVIDSWLRCSATCNDADQLPFSPTPGWSVNKKNTVYRVEVEHRWNASDTRPYAQRGGGSNRRVGYVDADGKWVIPPVYSDLGLYDPSSRLARTTIAYGGSSGKENIEGFVDRCGYFPIAKKPKEKW, encoded by the coding sequence ATGTCCAATTCCCCCCAGCATCCCTTAGGCTACTTATTCCTACTGTTCATCGCACTGCTGTGTTTACGCAGCATAGGGCTGCACGCGCAAAGCGGCCCTGTGCAAGCGACTGATGACCGGACAGTGTTCTTGGATGTCGATAAGTTCTACGACATGCAGTATGGCTATGCCGTCATTGAGAAGAATGGTCGTACAGCATTGATCGACCAGACCGGCAAGCTGGTCATCGACTATGATGGACCTTATTATCCCTCCAAGAAGGGATTCATCAATGGTATGCTTGTGGTAACTGATCCCGTGAGTAAAATGTCCGGCTTCGTAAATACCGACCTAGAGCTTATTTTTCCCTGTCAATTTGATTCCCCGAATCTTGAGTTCAATGAACATGGTCGATGCGGCATAGGTCCGAAGACCTTCGATGACTACCGGGTCCTTTTCAAGGATGGCTCGGTCAGAAACGCACCAACAAAGGCCAAAGTCAAGGGTATATTGACGCCACAGCACCCTTGGCATGCGAAGGGCTACAGGTATACAGATAGCCATCTAACAGACGCTTCGAGCATTTACGGGAAAGGCGGCCGGTATTGGGTCATCGCGAAAGACTTTCTCATGAGTGACTATGCGCGAATCGTGGTCGAGTACAAAGAATCCAAACCAGCCATACCTGAGGCCCAAAACTCCCCATTTGCCTCATCGCAACTGGTTGGATATGTCAACTGGTCGGGATTGATTGTGATTCAACCACACTATAAGGAGGATGTGTACGTAATGAATCCTGGCCCGTGCAAATTCAGGAACGGACTGGTTTGGATGGGACAGCGCACAGACGACGGCTCTGTGAGGTGGGTTCTGATTGACAGCACGGGTACGCAAGCAGGTACTCAATCTTACGCAAGGGAACCTACACTTGTCGCCAATGGTTTCTCTTTTGCCTCGACCGAAGGCTCATTTGCTATCATCGATCGTAGTGCCAACATTGTTCATGAGTTCAAGTCTTTCGCCTTCGGCCGTATTTCAAGTATAACAAAGGATGAGCTATCTATGGTCAAGGCCTCATCCTTCGAATCAGGCACTGATACCTACTTTGTTTATGGCGAGAACTTCCGCAAGGAGGTCATAGACTCCTGGCTACGTTGTAGTGCAACATGCAACGATGCGGATCAACTACCATTCAGCCCTACACCCGGCTGGTCGGTCAACAAGAAAAACACGGTTTATCGGGTAGAAGTCGAACACAGATGGAATGCCTCTGATACTAGACCCTACGCGCAGCGGGGAGGTGGTTCCAACCGTCGGGTTGGATATGTGGATGCAGACGGCAAATGGGTCATTCCTCCAGTTTATTCCGATCTGGGTCTTTATGATCCATCGAGCAGGCTCGCGCGCACCACGATTGCCTATGGCGGCTCATCTGGCAAAGAGAACATCGAAGGATTCGTGGACCGGTGCGGCTACTTCCCAATCGCTAAGAAGCCAAAAGAGAAGTGGTGA
- a CDS encoding DUF1016 family protein, whose protein sequence is MKKRRSASVAVLPKNYTAVLEAVKARIRAAQLKAALAVNHELVMLYWHIGREVLERQEKEGWGSKVVERLAKDLHKEFPGMGGFSRSNLLYMRSFAEAYPDGSIVQQLVGQIPWGHNVLLLTKLKKPEHRLWYAQATIANGWSRAVLDAQVATHAHRRQGKAITNFKRTLPAERSDLAQQTLKDPYTFEFLNIAADTRERDLEQALVDHIQKVLLELGAGFAFVGRQVPLKVGRKDYYLDLLFYHLKLRCYVVVELKMEAFEPEHAGKMNFYLTAVDAQLRHPDDKPSIGLLLCKDNDKLVVEYALRDVAKPIGVAEWRTRLVATLPKNLRGALPSVKDIERELSE, encoded by the coding sequence ATGAAGAAGCGGAGGTCGGCTTCCGTGGCCGTGCTGCCGAAGAACTACACGGCGGTGCTGGAGGCGGTGAAGGCGCGCATCCGGGCAGCACAGCTCAAGGCGGCGCTTGCGGTCAATCATGAACTGGTCATGCTCTATTGGCACATCGGCAGGGAGGTCCTCGAACGACAGGAGAAGGAAGGCTGGGGCAGCAAGGTGGTGGAGCGCCTGGCGAAGGACCTGCACAAGGAGTTCCCGGGCATGGGCGGCTTCTCGCGCTCGAACCTCCTGTACATGCGTTCGTTCGCCGAGGCCTATCCGGATGGTTCAATTGTCCAACAGCTTGTTGGACAAATTCCATGGGGCCACAATGTGCTGTTGCTCACCAAGCTGAAGAAGCCCGAACACCGGCTCTGGTACGCGCAGGCCACCATCGCCAATGGTTGGAGCCGTGCAGTGCTCGATGCGCAGGTGGCCACGCATGCCCATCGGCGGCAGGGGAAGGCCATCACCAACTTCAAGCGTACGCTCCCCGCCGAACGCTCGGACCTCGCGCAACAGACCCTGAAGGACCCCTACACCTTCGAGTTCCTCAACATCGCCGCTGATACGCGCGAGCGCGATCTGGAGCAGGCGCTGGTGGACCACATCCAGAAGGTGTTGCTGGAACTGGGCGCAGGCTTCGCCTTCGTGGGCCGGCAGGTGCCGCTGAAGGTGGGCCGCAAGGACTACTACCTCGATCTGTTGTTCTACCACCTGAAGCTGCGTTGCTATGTTGTGGTGGAGTTGAAGATGGAAGCCTTCGAGCCGGAGCACGCGGGCAAGATGAACTTCTACCTCACCGCCGTGGATGCCCAGCTGCGGCACCCGGACGACAAACCCTCCATCGGCTTGCTGCTCTGCAAGGACAACGACAAGCTCGTGGTGGAGTATGCGCTGCGCGACGTGGCCAAGCCCATCGGCGTGGCCGAATGGCGAACGCGGTTGGTGGCTACCTTGCCGAAGAACCTGCGCGGGGCACTGCCCAGCGTGAAGGACATCGAACGCGAGCTTAGCGAATGA
- a CDS encoding IS630 family transposase, which yields MPELNERRRQAVQCRLKGMGLKETAELCGMSRNTVNEAWQRYKAGGWKAIRVWKTGRPVGKGRILTSEQEKETQRLIRDRTPDQLKMPYALWNRQAVRELIERRYDRKLAIRSVGLYLERWGFTPQKPLRKAYEQRPEAVRKWLHEDYPAIRARAKAEGAVIHWGDETGLRSDDVRGRSYSLRGHTPVVRVNHNRHGCSVISTVTNRGEMRWMVFKGALNSSILIGFLRRLVKDSDNKVFLILDNLRVHHSKPVKEWLEEHLESIEVFHLPSYSPELNPVEVANAALKDAVTKHAPARKKGQLELFTSRFLRSLCKLPLKSGQR from the coding sequence ATGCCCGAGCTCAATGAGCGTCGTAGGCAGGCGGTGCAATGCAGGCTCAAGGGCATGGGCCTGAAGGAAACAGCCGAACTCTGTGGCATGTCCCGCAACACGGTGAACGAAGCCTGGCAACGGTACAAGGCCGGTGGCTGGAAGGCCATTCGTGTGTGGAAGACCGGTCGCCCGGTGGGCAAGGGACGCATCCTGACAAGTGAGCAGGAGAAGGAGACACAACGGCTGATCCGTGACAGAACGCCCGATCAGTTGAAAATGCCTTATGCGTTGTGGAACCGGCAAGCGGTGCGCGAGCTGATCGAGCGGCGCTACGACCGCAAGCTGGCCATACGCAGTGTGGGGCTCTATCTGGAGCGCTGGGGATTTACGCCGCAGAAGCCACTGCGCAAGGCCTACGAGCAGCGACCGGAGGCGGTGCGCAAGTGGCTGCACGAGGATTATCCGGCCATCCGTGCACGTGCCAAGGCTGAAGGTGCCGTGATCCACTGGGGCGATGAGACCGGTCTGCGCAGTGATGACGTTCGCGGGCGCAGCTACTCCCTGCGAGGCCACACTCCCGTGGTCAGGGTGAACCACAACCGCCACGGCTGTTCGGTGATCTCCACGGTGACCAATCGCGGGGAAATGCGCTGGATGGTCTTCAAGGGCGCACTGAACAGCAGCATCCTGATCGGCTTTCTGAGAAGACTGGTCAAGGATAGCGACAACAAGGTGTTCCTGATCTTGGACAACCTCAGGGTCCACCACAGCAAGCCGGTCAAGGAATGGCTCGAGGAGCATCTGGAGAGCATCGAGGTCTTCCACCTGCCGAGTTATTCGCCCGAACTCAACCCGGTGGAAGTAGCGAACGCAGCGCTGAAGGATGCCGTCACCAAGCACGCTCCAGCACGCAAGAAGGGGCAGCTTGAACTCTTCACATCACGCTTCCTGCGTTCCCTCTGTAAGCTTCCCCTGAAGTCGGGCCAGCGATAA
- a CDS encoding tetratricopeptide repeat protein has translation MRFNLDSVIHAMQAEQQQAELWKISLTYDNLYNAYHCLAENAEGASDPKTAYEHYFKADSVLNVIKGREGYWNEERAWSLSYLARSAAALGDYDLSDSLYNSALKVYVEVKDNLDPEAAQILSDWSRSLSMRNEWPYANYLIRAAIGYTEADTANKSRDTRWIRFRLQLVKNLIATDSLVLAERVLSPCETAAHTDSSLRCETLLMKGALQFRQEAFRSADTTFEEAVACLSSLQHNEAAKAIAYLSWGHVKTALADYGSARKLVTQGQRILAGTRSNPSIEVGLLQLSAEIHHLQGHYPSARKEYEASLDLASSSNSSNRMPSSIAGLADVLLDLAEASLASTLADSALAMVVDSLPEIFPSQASVLNTAAYANYCLNDLRKAQERYSITLNACERHKAMRTTTYAQALNGQALVAMAQSHLATADSLLMQAYNTCIAIYGQEHPFTARVLINQAELHIKKRRYFEARDLLLSALPTTEKFLGKDHDQLGDIHQALGEIDLRSANHAEASRHFQEALRIYKACFPAYHPKVRALEKSGD, from the coding sequence ATGCGGTTCAACTTGGATTCCGTCATACACGCGATGCAGGCCGAACAGCAACAAGCCGAACTCTGGAAGATCAGCCTCACCTACGACAACCTCTACAACGCGTACCACTGCCTCGCCGAAAATGCAGAGGGAGCATCCGATCCGAAAACCGCCTACGAGCACTACTTCAAGGCGGACAGCGTCCTGAACGTCATCAAGGGTCGTGAGGGCTACTGGAACGAGGAGCGCGCATGGTCGCTCAGCTACCTCGCTCGCTCAGCTGCTGCGTTGGGCGATTATGACTTATCGGATTCTCTATACAACAGCGCATTGAAAGTATATGTGGAGGTCAAGGACAACCTTGATCCAGAGGCCGCACAGATACTCTCAGACTGGTCGCGGTCGCTCTCCATGCGCAACGAGTGGCCGTACGCCAACTACCTCATCCGAGCGGCGATCGGTTACACGGAGGCCGATACCGCGAACAAGAGCAGGGACACCCGGTGGATCAGGTTCAGGCTGCAACTCGTAAAGAACCTGATCGCGACGGACAGCCTGGTACTGGCCGAGCGCGTCCTCTCGCCCTGCGAAACGGCCGCTCATACGGACAGCTCGCTGCGCTGCGAAACACTGCTCATGAAGGGCGCATTGCAGTTCCGGCAGGAAGCTTTCCGGTCCGCGGACACGACATTCGAAGAAGCCGTGGCGTGCCTCTCATCGTTGCAACACAACGAAGCCGCAAAGGCGATCGCGTACCTCTCTTGGGGACATGTAAAGACCGCGCTGGCGGACTACGGTTCCGCCAGGAAGTTGGTCACACAAGGTCAGCGCATCCTCGCGGGAACACGTTCGAACCCCTCCATCGAGGTTGGTCTGCTTCAACTCAGTGCCGAGATCCACCATCTGCAAGGGCATTACCCATCTGCCCGTAAGGAATACGAAGCAAGTCTCGACCTGGCCTCCAGTTCAAACAGCTCCAACCGGATGCCAAGCTCGATAGCAGGCCTTGCCGACGTCTTGCTCGACCTTGCTGAGGCATCCTTGGCCAGTACTCTTGCCGACAGCGCGTTGGCTATGGTGGTCGATTCGTTGCCGGAGATCTTTCCGAGCCAGGCGTCCGTGCTCAATACGGCTGCCTATGCCAACTACTGCCTGAACGACCTGCGCAAGGCTCAAGAGCGCTATTCGATCACCCTCAACGCCTGCGAACGTCACAAAGCCATGCGGACAACCACATACGCACAGGCGTTGAACGGCCAGGCTCTGGTGGCGATGGCGCAGTCGCATCTCGCGACGGCGGATTCTTTGTTGATGCAGGCCTACAATACATGCATCGCGATATACGGCCAGGAGCACCCGTTCACGGCGCGCGTGCTGATCAATCAGGCGGAACTGCACATCAAGAAACGCCGCTATTTCGAAGCGCGCGATCTGCTGCTCAGCGCCTTACCGACCACCGAAAAGTTCTTGGGCAAGGACCATGACCAGTTGGGTGATATCCACCAGGCACTTGGAGAGATCGATCTGCGCTCGGCGAACCATGCCGAAGCCTCCAGGCACTTCCAAGAGGCATTGCGCATCTATAAAGCCTGCTTTCCGGCGTATCATCCGAAGGTGAGGGCTCTGGAGAAGTCCGGGGATTGA